From a single Oreochromis niloticus isolate F11D_XX linkage group LG3, O_niloticus_UMD_NMBU, whole genome shotgun sequence genomic region:
- the otud4 gene encoding OTU domain-containing protein 4: protein MDGGGSMQSIDERGIEKLMDDYLKSIGLHRKKIAKDGSCLFRAVAEQVLHCQSLHTKVRAKCVEFLKQNRDTYEAFIEGDFEDYLCKLQDPQQWVGEVEINALAAMYKRDFLIFQEPGKPAVNITGNNFKDKVQLCFLNGNHYDSVYPISRIKNTALCQSVLYELLYEGVFKVDRSYLGSCQRSSRPADLLSDDCMPACASSDDSDLDVDEALWVENGTSSTSTKHNQSYRGRGRGLPQRVRRSLNPTLLRNVEYDVWHKSKRAQQKMDYCIAAGMQFTVGDRCQVRLEGTNRLYSAVIKEVPANNQPVTVYIEDLGRKQVVPLWSVRPPSDDSGWSKVGNRDKRLSNGHGGEWEERGKGRGRGKSVGPSSSSGSQAAAPGSGGRMVKQHSWPPQATVEEQGGAKTSRKSVGAAEVAFGLTEEQRLAKEEEERNVALVEIQLRDEHSFPALGSQPGTQGEGGKRKGEKKRSQRNKTKSPVEDVRAPSPSAGDKPKSSTPPLTATSTTTTPDTMTSPALPAAKPSDSTPRG from the exons ATGGACGGCGGCGGAAGCATGCAGAGTATTGACGAGAGGGGTATCGAGAAATTAATGGATGACTACTTGAAATCGATCGGTTTGCATCGAAAGAAGATAGCCAAAGACGGGTCCTGTTTGTTTCGGGCTGTCGCCGAGCAG GTGCTGCATTGCCAAAGCCTTCATACTAAAGTCAGGGCGAAGTGTGTGGAGTTTCTGAAGCAGAACAGAGACACCTATGAGGCG TTTATTGAAGGTGACTTTGAGGACTACCTGTGCAAGCTTCAGGATCCACAG cAATGGGTGGGAGAGGTGGAGATCAACGCGCTGGCCGCCATGTACAA GAGGGATTTTCTGATCTTCCAGGAGCCCGGCAAGCCAGCCGTCAACATCACAGGCAACAACTTCAAGGACAAG GTACAGCTGTGCTTCCTGAACGGGAATCACTATGACAGCGTTTATCCCATCAGCCGGATCAAGAACACCGCGCTCTGCCAGT CCGTCCTGTACGAGCTGCTGTACGAAGGCGTGTTTAAGGTGGACCGCAGCTATTTGGGTTCCTGTCAGCGGAGCAGCCGACCCGCCGACCTCCTGAGCGACGACTGCATGCCCGCCTGCGCCAGCAGCGACGACTCCGACCTGGATGTAGACGAGGCGCTGTG GGTGGAAAATGGAACCAGCTCTACTTCCACAAAGCACAACCAAAGCTACAGG GGCCGTGGGCGTGGGCTGCCTCAGAGGGTGAGGCGATCTTTGAACCCGACATTGCTCAGAAATGTCGAGTACGATGTCTGGCACAAGTCCAAGAGAG ccCAGCAGAAGATGGATTACTGCATCGCTGCTGGGATGCAGTTCACTGTAGGAGACCGCtgccag GTTCGTCTCGAGGGAACCAATCGGCTCTACAGCGCCGTCATCAAGGAGGTGCCGGCCAATAACCAGCCAGTGACCGTTTACATAGAAGATCTGGGCAGGAA GCAGGTGGTGCCTTTGTGGAGTGTCCGCCCTCCCAGTGATGACAGCGGGTGGAGCAAAGTGGGCAACCGTGACAAGAGGCTCAGCAACGGGCATGGAGGAG AGTGGGAGGAGCGGGGGAAAGGCCGAGGAAGGGGGAAGTCCGTCGGGCCATCATCGTCCTCTGGTTCTCAGGCAGCGGCGCCGGGCTCAGGTGGCCGCATGGTGAAGCAGCACTCCTGGCCCCCGCAGGCCACCGTAGAGGAGCAGGGCGGGGCCAAAACCAGCAG GAAGTCCGTGGGCGCAGCGGAGGTGGCGTTCGGTCTGACAGAGGAGCAACGATTGgccaaagaggaggaggagagaaacgTGGCGTTGGTGGAGATCCAGCTCAGAGACGAGCACAGCTTCCCCGCACTCGGC TCTCAGCCGGGGACgcagggagagggagggaagaggaaagGAGAGAAGAAACGATCTCAGAGGAACAAGACG AAGAGCCCCGTTGAAGACGTCAGAGCTCCCTCTCCTTCTGCCGGGGACaaacccaaatcctccaccccGCCTCTTACAGCAACCTCTACAACCACTACACCTGACACCATGACCAGCCCCGCCCTTCCTGCTGCTAAGCCTTCTGACTCCACCCCTCGGGGCTGA